The Oncorhynchus tshawytscha isolate Ot180627B linkage group LG08, Otsh_v2.0, whole genome shotgun sequence genome window below encodes:
- the LOC121847035 gene encoding keratin-associated protein 16-1-like — MLVRPLCSTAATVLYCCHSALLLPQCSTAATVLYCCHSALLPQCHSALLLPRCTTAATVLYCCHSALLLPQCSTAATVLYCCPSTAASALLLPECHSALLPQCQSALLLPQCSTAATVLYCCHSALLLPLCHSATAATVLYCCHSALLLPQCSTAATVLYCCHSTLLLPQCSTAATVHYCCHSALLLPQCSTVLYCCHSALLLPQCSTAAPVLYCCHSALLLPECSTAATVLY; from the coding sequence ATGTTGGTGCGGCCACTGTGCTCTACTGCTGCCACAGTGCTCTACTGCTGCCACAGTGCTCTACTGCTGCCACAGTGCTCTACTGCTGCCACAGTGCTCTACTGCTGCCACAGTGCTCTACTGCCACAGTGCCACAGTGCTCTACTGCTGCCACGGTGCACTACTGCTGCCACAGTGCTCTACTGCTGCCACAGTGCTCTACTGCTGCCACAGTGCTCTACTGCTGCCACAGTGCTCTACTGCTGCCCCTCTACTGCTGCCAGTGCTCTACTGCTGCCAGAGTGCCACAGTGCTCTACTGCCACAGTGCCAGAGTGCTCTACTGCTGCCACAGTGCTCTACTGCTGCCACAGTGCTCTACTGCTGCCACAGTGCTCTACTGCTGCCACTGTGCCACAGTGCTACTGCTGCCACTGTGCTCTACTGCTGCCACAGTGCTCTACTGCTGCCACAGTGCTCTACTGCTGCCACAGTGCTCTACTGCTGCCACAGTACTCTACTGCTGCCACAGTGCTCTACTGCTGCCACGGTGCACTACTGCTGCCACAGTGCTCTACTGCTGCCACagtgctctactgtgctctactgctgCCACAGTGCTCTACTGCTGCCACAGTGCTCTACTGCTGCCCCAGTGCTCTACTGCTGCCACAGTGCTCTACTGCTGCCAGAGTGCTCTACTGCTGCCACAGTGCTCTACTGA